One window of the Chitinophaga niabensis genome contains the following:
- a CDS encoding gliding motility-associated C-terminal domain-containing protein produces the protein MRLNVTPVSIMRKLIVFIAIWLLTWPVANAHAANTAPLSHMQYWWSPTTEISAVNPAENWYGRSPLLHKQENGSLTPADIRSFFAAGPISSPGISDQDILNPLLCLGCSITQQGQSHDGNINTASHITMGIGLATRAGQRIIFPGTYENGDSVVLDFEVPGALSASVLSSIRLQAFNGGSLVTTVNISDLGTLHFLGTGIGTSGKMRAVMPIGGTFDRVEVTIGSLAGLLNELYIYEVTAVVPVTVTPSANPVISPAGQSAVLTASHRLGAATFRWYDVPSGGTPIYTGDVFTTPVLFRGVKHYYVEATTTADGKSSFIRTAANVDVGGGPGLLWTFGDEQQSPRNSGVCALCIVTDPQNAIDADTTTSSMLSMPVGLASSVGQLIRFPGIYQSGDSIVLDLELPGQLYTKQLLSGISIQPYNGASAAGPAIALDNDLVRLQVLGIGVGGTSKFRVVVPSTVTFDGVQVNLNALFAELGFLRVYEAAAMIPVGVTPSPAITPYNTSVNLSATIRSAGATFNWYTQPTGGSAVATGASFPTPALTRSTTYYVEAATPDGLTSFKRTVVPVRVGGGAGPLWSHGDTQESPQLSGVCVGCNVQNPLLAVDGDTTTASTVNIPLGVLSSAGQLIRFPGTYQALDSIILDLGIPAGQLLSAQLLSGIRIETFNGATSNNDVAAFSTALGNAQLLGIPVGSTGKFRVALPATAAFDAVQVSLAPVLGGLSNLQIYEATAMVPVTVNPATQTVPYGTSATINGANRLPAATLNWYTTPTGGTAVFSGPSFVTPNLTRQTKYYVEAATPDGKTSYVRTLATVNVGGGAGPLWTYGDREESPLITGVCLGCNVQDPANAVDGNPNTSSLLNMTVGALGGVSQLIHFPGTYQAGDSIALDLEVPNQLFNGQLLAGINVQTYNGSTPNADAITLDNNAVRLQALGLGVGTTGKFRITIPANNTFDGVKIGTTAALAGLGTLRVYEAVAYMPVNITPPAPVIPSGTTATMTASVRAPGATYTWYEVPTGGTAAGTAASFTTPTLTRSKTYYAEAATPDGKTSFVRTAAPVTVSGGPGPLWTYADQQTSPIIGGICLGCSVQNPNLAVDGDTTTASQEMITVGVAGSVGQLLKFPGTYQAGDSISFTLGVPSQLLSAQLLSGIRVQTFNGTTPNNDAITLDNDLANLQALGLDPTGSVGKFRVTIPVNSGFDGAQVDLTGLVSGLTNLNIYEAAAFIPVTVTPPAPIVVPFGNDTTLNASIRIPGATFSWYDTPTGGTPLATGATFNTPVLIGDRTFYVEASTPDGLKSYIRTAVPVSVRVGPGSPDLSCGRGITQTNGTVGLLCLLCAVNTPELAVDDNPQTSSRLHVPVGLLGGVQQTLTFGHESSVGDSLRIVVGSTTGLLNLGLLGNVTIRPRNNGVENAADVRPVNSGLLSVQLLDGGARQVISFVPSQVFDEVEFRITGLATAITEVNLFYVQQITPMAGVVSDTVNVCSGQTATLNANFPAGATFNWYDAPSGGNLLFTGASYTTPAITADAVYYVAAVSGTGCASETRKPVFVKVGLASVSVTANNITIPQGGTATFNVNTPNPAYTYNWYSVPTGGTPLATGPSFTTPALNATTTYYVEATTSTGCASAQRIPVIATVQVVNPDIPCDAATAQTSNVNGVCLGCYVDNQSSAVDASTTTFSTIHVIAGLLGGYAQQTLIFPNPSDLGDSVRLVMSFPSSLADAGLLGSVQIATYNGTQYNNDRANLTGGGLLNIQLLPGNQTAIVTFAPAAVFDRVEVRMNAGLATALSAANIHFAQRFIPVPDVTPDTVNTCVGSTATIAVTPRTNTIFRWYSQATGGTPLFTGTSFQSGPVSTDTAFYVEAVKASINCPNPIRTKAVVKITGAPAAPTLDNTSVNTCAGTTATIKATAPVGATFRWYAQQTGGTPIFTGDTFITPALDSSAIYYAETVSSGGCASTTRTAVQVNITARPATPDVTPPSAAVCAGSVTTLTATSTTPGVVFNWYPSAAMDNLLFTGASFTTPALTATTSYFVVAVNGQCASAAAKMVTVTVNAVPAKPTVSINPASGLVEYGQTAVLTASSASPGAITYRWFLDSLGTTPIFTGAVYTTPALTNNTRYFVEAVGESGCASIGRTGVTVLVNRNFNPGCDFANSQTNTINGLCLLCAVNNPDNSVDNDTTNVTNISIPVGVGGNISYFMNFGSLASAGDTVKVRLSFPTGLVDLSLLSNITITSYNGATSNNDTKALDAAGLKLVLLSGSDQRAALFAPGAAYDRIEIRVTGLATLLTSVNIQYANRILASPTVTVDNATVCAGAQATLTATASDSTTVRWYTVPTGGTPVFTGKVFTTPVLNATTTYYAESFRASTNCANPIRTSATIQVLTVPQTPQILSGDTAICAGNSAILRARAADPTHTIRWFLSSTGGTPVSLDSLFVTGALTTTTIFYAEAYNGSCGSAVRVPVTVTVGTAPGDPVLESGNLTICSGTTATLRVTSSTTGITINWYTVQSGGTPIFTGAQFTTPALSTTTIYYVEATSTAGGCANAGGRIQAVVNVNSTPAVPVLVDGVKTTCRNQPATLSVQNPVAGITYNWYNAATGGTLLFTGATYTTGPLTDTATYFVEGVGTGNCPSTSRAVASVSVVSTLNPPTVESANVTVCRGAQATLRVQNPLGGVTYNWYDAPGGNKLFTGAVFLTGVQVTASSYYVEAVSSGGCASATMTRVDVQVTDAPTLPVVLGNTTVCQGDAISLSIQNPAAGLTYSWYDAAAGGNRMAEGTTFAPTGVTSSVTYYVEASSGVCSSAGRTPVTITVNPAPPAVTVDATAKTVCIGNTADLHVVNPQPGLTYRWYDAAVGGTIVSSSPDFITPALSANKDYFVAAINGSNCASVTRTRVSITVTNGPAVPAAPAEVTVCRGNRPTVSVQNANANLQYRWYDAPIGGTLLFTGNTYSTADPLNVRDTVYLEASLPGGTCVSNGRAQVILIPADAPGNPVLANSGAITVCTGTTATFNVQNPTANVTYRWYDAATGGNVLLANGTSYTTGVLTANMDVYVEALIGGGCASAGRAKGTATVSPVPGAPLVTADANTVCPDSSATLRASSAQPGLIFSWYTAATGGTAVFTGPVFKTPPLTTTTTYYAAAGFNGGCMSTTRTPVTINIYSVLAAPTVSVASKTATSVTFQWNAVPGALGYRVSADGGVTFTQPSSGLTGTTHTVVNLLPNQTVTLQVMSIGATECANSAWFQGGGGTDNPAGNTIFVPNAFTPNGDGLNDVLLVYGTTIATMEIRIYNQWGQMIFESKDKGRGWDGTMSGKPQPVGVYNYILRATLQDGTTVQKRGTITIVR, from the coding sequence TTTAAGTTCCATAAGGTTGCAGGCTTTTAATGGCGGATCCCTGGTGACCACTGTCAATATCAGTGACCTGGGCACCTTGCATTTTTTAGGCACGGGCATTGGCACATCCGGAAAGATGAGGGCAGTAATGCCTATTGGTGGTACGTTTGACAGGGTGGAAGTAACAATTGGTTCACTGGCAGGTTTGTTGAATGAGTTATATATATATGAAGTGACTGCCGTTGTGCCGGTTACCGTTACTCCTTCAGCTAACCCTGTTATTTCCCCTGCAGGACAATCTGCTGTATTAACGGCATCGCACAGGCTGGGTGCTGCAACATTCCGTTGGTATGATGTTCCCAGCGGCGGTACGCCCATTTATACAGGGGATGTTTTCACAACACCTGTGTTATTCCGCGGTGTAAAACATTATTATGTAGAAGCCACTACTACTGCAGATGGCAAAAGCAGTTTCATCAGAACTGCTGCGAATGTAGATGTAGGAGGCGGCCCCGGCTTATTATGGACATTTGGTGATGAACAGCAAAGCCCCCGGAATTCCGGTGTTTGTGCGTTGTGTATTGTTACCGATCCGCAAAATGCCATAGACGCAGATACCACTACTTCTTCCATGTTATCTATGCCGGTAGGGCTTGCCAGCTCTGTTGGCCAGCTCATCAGATTCCCCGGCATTTACCAGTCGGGCGACAGTATTGTGCTGGACCTGGAACTTCCCGGTCAGTTATACACCAAACAATTATTATCCGGTATCAGTATACAACCTTACAACGGCGCAAGTGCTGCCGGCCCTGCTATTGCGCTGGACAATGATCTGGTGCGTTTACAGGTGTTAGGTATTGGTGTTGGCGGAACATCCAAGTTCCGTGTAGTGGTCCCTTCTACCGTTACTTTCGATGGTGTGCAGGTGAACCTCAATGCATTGTTTGCAGAACTGGGATTCCTGCGTGTGTATGAAGCTGCTGCTATGATACCTGTAGGAGTAACGCCTTCACCTGCTATCACACCTTATAATACATCTGTTAACCTGAGTGCAACGATCCGTTCTGCGGGTGCTACCTTCAACTGGTATACACAACCAACAGGCGGCAGCGCAGTTGCTACCGGGGCCAGTTTCCCAACGCCGGCACTTACACGCAGCACTACTTATTATGTGGAAGCTGCTACACCCGATGGTTTAACAAGTTTCAAACGTACAGTGGTGCCTGTAAGAGTAGGCGGCGGTGCCGGTCCTTTATGGAGCCATGGCGATACACAGGAAAGCCCTCAACTCAGTGGCGTATGTGTTGGCTGTAATGTACAGAACCCATTGCTGGCAGTAGATGGAGATACGACTACTGCATCTACTGTGAACATTCCTTTAGGGGTGTTAAGTTCAGCAGGACAATTGATCCGTTTTCCTGGTACTTACCAGGCGCTGGATAGCATTATCCTGGACCTGGGTATTCCGGCCGGTCAGCTTTTATCTGCACAATTACTTTCCGGCATCCGCATTGAAACATTCAATGGTGCTACTTCTAATAATGATGTAGCTGCATTCAGTACTGCTTTGGGCAATGCACAACTGCTGGGCATTCCTGTTGGCAGTACCGGTAAGTTCAGGGTCGCATTGCCTGCCACGGCAGCTTTTGATGCAGTACAGGTTTCACTTGCTCCTGTTCTGGGCGGCCTGAGCAATCTGCAGATCTATGAGGCAACTGCCATGGTGCCTGTAACAGTTAACCCTGCCACACAAACAGTACCTTATGGTACCAGCGCTACTATCAATGGAGCCAACCGTTTACCTGCTGCAACATTAAACTGGTACACAACGCCAACGGGCGGTACTGCTGTCTTCAGCGGTCCATCGTTCGTTACCCCGAACCTTACCCGCCAGACTAAATATTATGTAGAAGCTGCCACTCCTGATGGCAAAACAAGTTATGTTCGTACACTGGCCACCGTTAATGTAGGTGGTGGCGCAGGGCCATTATGGACATATGGCGACAGAGAAGAGAGTCCATTGATCACCGGTGTTTGTCTTGGTTGTAATGTTCAGGACCCTGCAAACGCAGTGGATGGCAATCCAAATACTTCTTCCCTGCTCAATATGACTGTAGGGGCATTGGGTGGTGTTTCCCAGCTCATTCATTTCCCTGGTACTTACCAGGCAGGGGACAGTATAGCACTGGACCTTGAAGTACCCAACCAATTGTTCAACGGGCAACTGCTGGCAGGCATCAATGTGCAAACCTATAATGGCAGCACCCCTAACGCAGATGCCATTACATTGGATAATAATGCTGTTCGTTTACAGGCATTAGGTTTAGGTGTGGGCACAACCGGTAAATTCCGTATCACTATTCCCGCCAACAATACATTTGATGGGGTGAAAATAGGTACCACGGCAGCACTTGCAGGTTTAGGCACTTTGCGTGTATACGAGGCAGTTGCCTATATGCCTGTAAATATCACACCTCCTGCCCCGGTAATTCCATCTGGTACTACGGCAACCATGACTGCAAGTGTAAGAGCACCTGGTGCTACTTATACCTGGTATGAAGTTCCAACGGGAGGTACAGCTGCAGGTACAGCCGCCAGCTTTACCACACCAACATTAACCCGCAGTAAAACTTATTATGCTGAAGCTGCAACGCCGGATGGCAAAACCAGCTTCGTGCGTACAGCTGCTCCTGTTACGGTAAGCGGAGGTCCTGGCCCATTGTGGACGTATGCTGATCAACAGACAAGTCCCATTATTGGAGGCATTTGCCTTGGTTGCAGTGTACAAAACCCCAACCTCGCTGTAGATGGCGATACCACTACTGCTTCCCAGGAAATGATCACGGTGGGTGTTGCCGGTTCAGTAGGACAACTGCTGAAATTCCCCGGTACTTACCAGGCGGGAGACAGTATTTCCTTTACATTGGGTGTGCCCAGTCAACTGCTGAGTGCACAACTGCTTTCCGGCATCAGGGTACAAACCTTTAATGGCACCACTCCTAATAATGATGCCATTACACTGGATAATGATCTGGCTAACCTGCAAGCCCTGGGGCTTGATCCAACAGGCAGTGTAGGTAAGTTCCGTGTAACCATCCCTGTTAACAGCGGATTTGATGGTGCACAGGTAGATCTTACCGGTCTTGTTTCCGGGTTGACCAATCTGAATATTTATGAAGCAGCGGCCTTTATACCGGTAACGGTTACACCGCCTGCTCCTATTGTTGTACCATTTGGCAATGATACAACACTGAATGCATCCATTCGTATTCCAGGAGCTACTTTCAGCTGGTATGATACACCAACTGGTGGTACGCCGCTGGCTACAGGTGCTACATTCAATACACCGGTCCTTATAGGAGACAGAACATTCTATGTGGAAGCTTCCACTCCGGATGGTCTGAAGAGTTATATCCGTACTGCCGTTCCTGTTTCGGTAAGAGTTGGGCCAGGTAGTCCTGATCTCTCCTGTGGCAGAGGTATTACACAAACAAATGGCACAGTTGGATTGCTTTGCTTGCTCTGTGCTGTGAATACACCGGAACTGGCTGTGGATGATAATCCGCAAACATCATCCAGGCTGCATGTACCTGTTGGCCTTTTAGGCGGTGTGCAACAAACACTCACCTTTGGCCATGAAAGTTCAGTGGGGGATAGTTTACGTATTGTGGTAGGATCTACAACAGGCCTGCTCAACCTCGGACTGTTGGGGAATGTTACTATCCGGCCACGTAATAATGGTGTTGAAAATGCGGCAGACGTAAGGCCAGTAAACAGTGGCCTGCTGAGCGTGCAATTACTGGATGGCGGTGCACGCCAGGTGATCTCATTTGTACCTTCGCAGGTATTTGATGAAGTGGAATTCCGCATCACCGGTCTTGCTACTGCGATTACGGAAGTGAACCTGTTCTATGTACAACAGATCACTCCAATGGCCGGGGTGGTTTCGGATACCGTGAATGTTTGTAGTGGTCAAACGGCTACGCTGAATGCAAACTTCCCGGCCGGCGCTACTTTCAATTGGTATGATGCACCTTCCGGCGGTAATTTATTATTCACCGGCGCAAGTTATACCACACCTGCCATTACAGCGGATGCTGTATATTATGTAGCGGCAGTTTCCGGTACAGGATGTGCGAGTGAAACACGCAAACCTGTATTTGTAAAAGTTGGCCTGGCCAGCGTGTCTGTTACTGCTAACAATATCACTATTCCACAGGGCGGTACGGCTACCTTTAATGTAAATACACCTAACCCAGCATACACCTACAACTGGTATAGTGTGCCAACAGGCGGAACACCATTGGCTACCGGCCCAAGCTTCACCACACCGGCATTGAATGCTACCACTACTTATTATGTGGAAGCTACCACCAGCACAGGTTGTGCCAGTGCACAAAGGATCCCGGTGATTGCTACAGTACAGGTGGTGAACCCTGATATTCCTTGCGATGCTGCTACAGCACAGACAAGTAATGTAAACGGTGTTTGCCTGGGATGTTATGTGGACAATCAAAGCTCTGCCGTTGATGCCAGCACCACTACTTTCTCTACTATCCATGTGATAGCAGGTTTGTTAGGTGGTTATGCACAGCAAACACTCATCTTCCCGAACCCAAGTGATCTGGGAGACAGTGTGAGACTGGTAATGTCCTTCCCGTCTTCACTGGCTGATGCCGGATTGCTGGGCAGTGTACAAATTGCTACTTACAATGGCACACAATATAATAATGACAGGGCTAACCTTACAGGTGGCGGCCTGCTTAACATACAACTATTACCTGGTAATCAGACAGCTATTGTAACCTTTGCACCGGCTGCTGTGTTCGACAGGGTAGAAGTCCGTATGAATGCTGGTTTGGCAACTGCGCTCAGTGCCGCTAACATTCATTTCGCACAACGCTTCATTCCTGTTCCGGATGTAACACCGGATACGGTGAATACCTGTGTGGGCAGTACAGCAACGATTGCTGTGACGCCAAGGACCAACACCATCTTCCGCTGGTATAGCCAGGCAACAGGTGGTACACCATTGTTTACAGGTACTTCCTTCCAATCAGGCCCTGTATCTACAGATACAGCCTTCTATGTGGAAGCGGTGAAAGCGTCTATCAACTGTCCAAATCCGATCAGGACAAAAGCAGTTGTTAAGATCACCGGTGCACCTGCTGCTCCAACATTGGATAACACATCTGTGAATACCTGCGCAGGCACCACAGCTACTATTAAGGCTACTGCTCCTGTGGGTGCTACTTTCCGCTGGTATGCACAACAAACAGGCGGCACACCAATATTTACAGGAGATACATTTATTACACCGGCGCTGGACAGTTCTGCGATCTATTATGCAGAAACAGTATCCAGTGGTGGTTGTGCAAGTACTACCCGTACAGCGGTACAGGTAAACATTACAGCAAGGCCAGCCACTCCTGATGTAACACCACCAAGCGCAGCTGTATGTGCAGGCAGTGTTACCACACTTACTGCTACTTCCACTACACCAGGTGTTGTTTTCAACTGGTACCCCAGCGCAGCCATGGATAACCTGTTGTTTACAGGAGCTTCCTTCACCACACCAGCCTTAACTGCTACCACTTCCTACTTTGTAGTGGCCGTGAACGGACAGTGTGCAAGCGCTGCTGCGAAAATGGTAACAGTAACCGTGAACGCAGTGCCTGCTAAACCAACTGTGAGCATTAATCCTGCAAGTGGTTTGGTGGAGTACGGACAAACAGCTGTATTAACAGCCAGCTCTGCTTCACCGGGTGCAATAACTTATCGTTGGTTCCTGGATTCACTGGGTACTACTCCAATATTCACCGGAGCCGTATACACTACACCGGCATTGACTAATAACACCCGCTACTTTGTAGAAGCTGTCGGCGAAAGTGGTTGTGCAAGTATTGGCCGTACAGGCGTTACCGTATTGGTGAACAGGAACTTCAACCCGGGTTGTGATTTCGCAAATTCACAGACCAATACTATTAACGGTCTTTGCTTACTGTGTGCAGTAAATAATCCGGATAATTCTGTGGACAACGATACCACGAATGTTACGAATATCAGTATCCCAGTGGGCGTGGGTGGTAATATTTCTTACTTTATGAATTTTGGTAGTCTTGCATCTGCAGGGGATACCGTTAAAGTAAGATTGTCATTCCCAACCGGCCTGGTAGATCTGAGCCTGCTTTCCAATATCACCATCACTTCCTATAATGGTGCTACTTCTAATAACGACACCAAGGCGCTGGATGCAGCTGGCCTGAAATTGGTACTGCTGAGCGGTTCCGATCAGCGTGCTGCATTATTTGCACCAGGTGCTGCATATGACCGTATTGAAATAAGGGTAACTGGTCTTGCTACCCTGCTGACCAGTGTGAACATTCAATACGCTAACCGTATCCTGGCTTCGCCAACGGTAACGGTAGATAATGCAACAGTATGTGCCGGTGCACAGGCTACTTTAACAGCCACTGCATCTGACAGTACTACCGTAAGATGGTACACCGTACCAACAGGCGGTACACCTGTATTCACAGGTAAAGTATTCACCACACCGGTGCTGAATGCTACCACCACTTACTATGCAGAAAGTTTCCGCGCATCTACTAATTGTGCTAATCCGATCCGTACATCTGCTACCATACAGGTATTGACTGTACCACAGACTCCGCAGATCCTGTCAGGGGATACCGCGATCTGTGCCGGCAACAGTGCAATTCTGCGTGCTCGTGCAGCTGATCCAACACATACTATCCGTTGGTTCCTCAGTTCAACAGGCGGTACGCCAGTTTCGCTGGATAGCCTGTTTGTAACAGGTGCGCTCACAACCACTACTATATTCTATGCAGAAGCATACAATGGAAGTTGCGGTTCAGCAGTACGTGTACCTGTGACCGTTACAGTGGGCACGGCACCAGGTGATCCTGTACTGGAATCCGGTAACCTCACCATCTGTTCCGGTACCACTGCAACATTGCGTGTAACATCAAGCACTACAGGTATCACCATCAACTGGTACACTGTACAATCCGGCGGTACGCCAATATTCACTGGTGCACAATTCACCACACCGGCATTAAGTACTACTACCATCTATTATGTGGAAGCTACCAGCACAGCCGGTGGTTGTGCAAATGCTGGCGGAAGGATACAGGCAGTAGTGAATGTGAATTCCACACCGGCAGTTCCGGTATTGGTGGACGGTGTTAAAACAACCTGCCGCAATCAACCGGCAACGCTTTCTGTACAAAATCCTGTAGCAGGTATCACTTATAACTGGTACAATGCAGCAACAGGCGGTACCTTGTTATTTACCGGTGCTACTTATACAACAGGACCATTAACCGATACCGCTACTTACTTTGTAGAAGGAGTAGGTACAGGAAATTGTCCAAGTACAAGCCGTGCAGTAGCGAGTGTAAGTGTGGTATCCACATTGAACCCGCCAACTGTTGAATCTGCGAACGTTACTGTTTGCCGTGGTGCACAGGCTACCCTGAGAGTACAGAATCCGCTGGGTGGTGTAACCTACAATTGGTATGATGCACCGGGTGGTAATAAACTGTTCACAGGAGCGGTGTTCTTAACAGGTGTGCAGGTTACTGCCAGCAGTTACTATGTGGAAGCAGTAAGCAGTGGCGGATGTGCCAGCGCTACTATGACCCGTGTAGATGTTCAGGTAACAGATGCACCAACTTTACCGGTAGTATTAGGTAATACAACAGTATGCCAGGGAGATGCTATCAGTCTTTCTATACAAAACCCTGCAGCCGGCCTTACTTATAGCTGGTATGATGCAGCAGCAGGTGGTAACAGAATGGCAGAGGGAACAACCTTTGCACCAACAGGGGTAACTTCTTCCGTGACCTATTATGTAGAAGCCTCCAGTGGCGTTTGCAGCAGTGCAGGCAGAACACCTGTGACTATCACAGTGAATCCTGCACCGCCGGCAGTGACGGTTGATGCAACAGCTAAAACAGTTTGTATCGGCAACACAGCAGACCTGCATGTAGTGAATCCGCAACCGGGTCTTACTTATCGCTGGTACGATGCAGCGGTTGGCGGAACAATTGTTTCTTCTTCACCAGACTTTATAACACCGGCACTCTCTGCCAATAAGGATTACTTTGTGGCAGCTATCAATGGCAGCAACTGCGCCAGTGTTACCCGCACAAGAGTAAGCATCACAGTAACAAATGGCCCGGCTGTTCCGGCAGCTCCGGCAGAAGTAACTGTTTGCCGCGGCAACCGTCCAACAGTGAGTGTGCAGAACGCGAATGCTAACCTGCAATATCGTTGGTACGATGCACCGATCGGCGGTACATTGCTCTTCACCGGCAATACTTACTCTACAGCAGATCCATTGAATGTAAGAGATACCGTGTACCTGGAAGCCAGCTTACCTGGTGGTACCTGCGTGAGCAACGGACGTGCACAGGTTATCTTAATTCCTGCAGATGCTCCGGGTAATCCTGTACTGGCGAATAGTGGTGCGATAACAGTTTGTACCGGTACAACTGCCACTTTCAATGTACAAAACCCAACGGCGAATGTGACCTACCGCTGGTATGATGCAGCAACCGGAGGTAATGTACTGCTGGCCAATGGTACCAGCTACACAACCGGTGTACTCACTGCAAACATGGATGTTTATGTGGAAGCATTGATAGGTGGAGGTTGCGCAAGTGCAGGCAGGGCTAAAGGTACAGCTACTGTATCTCCTGTTCCGGGTGCTCCGTTGGTGACAGCAGATGCGAATACGGTTTGTCCGGATAGCAGTGCAACACTGAGAGCTTCTTCTGCACAACCAGGTTTGATCTTCAGCTGGTACACTGCCGCAACAGGTGGTACGGCAGTATTCACTGGGCCGGTATTCAAAACTCCGCCACTTACTACTACCACTACTTATTATGCAGCAGCCGGATTCAATGGTGGTTGTATGAGCACTACCCGCACACCGGTAACTATTAATATCTATTCAGTATTAGCTGCACCAACGGTATCTGTGGCTTCTAAAACAGCTACATCAGTAACCTTCCAGTGGAATGCAGTTCCGGGAGCATTGGGTTACAGGGTATCTGCAGATGGTGGTGTTACATTCACACAACCAAGCTCCGGCCTCACCGGTACTACACATACTGTGGTGAACCTGTTGCCGAACCAGACGGTGACCTTGCAGGTAATGTCTATCGGTGCAACAGAATGTGCTAACAGTGCATGGTTCCAGGGAGGTGGCGGAACAGATAACCCTGCCGGTAATACCATCTTTGTACCAAATGCCTTCACGCCAAATGGTGACGGATTGAATGATGTACTCCTTGTATATGGTACTACCATTGCAACCATGGAGATCAGGATCTACAACCAGTGGGGTCAGATGATCTTTGAATCTAAAGACAAAGGCCGTGGATGGGATGGTACTATGAGTGGCAAACCGCAGCCGGTGGGTGTATACAACTACATCCTGAGAGCTACACTGCAGGATGGTACTACCGTACAGAAACGAGGAACTATAACAATCGTCAGATAA